A genomic segment from Paralichthys olivaceus isolate ysfri-2021 chromosome 22, ASM2471397v2, whole genome shotgun sequence encodes:
- the fcer1g gene encoding high affinity immunoglobulin epsilon receptor subunit gamma: MAVWGRSTLLVATLWMCFGKAAAFLSEPNVCFVLDGILFLYGVILTAFYCKIKICNAREAGSGKQKKTVEEGLYSDLTHRVQDTYETIHMKK, encoded by the exons ATGGCAGTGTGGGGCAGGAGCACGTTGCTGGTGGCTACTTTGTGGATGTGTTTTGGCAAAGCTGCAG CCTTTCTTTCAGAACCTAATGTTTGTTTCGTGCTGGATGGGATCCTGTTCTTGTACGGTGTCATCCTGACAGCGTTCTACTGCAAAATTAAG atCTGCAATGCCAGAGAAGCTGGCTCAGGAAAGCAGAAGAAG ACGGTTGAAGAGGGCCTCTATTCG GATTTGACCCATCGTGTCCAGGACACATATGAAACCATCCACATGAAGAAGTGA
- the ndufs2 gene encoding NADH dehydrogenase [ubiquinone] iron-sulfur protein 2, mitochondrial, translating into MAATMLRSLTKLGRPSTKVILNNNLLSPGCSLLQSRQKQWQPDVEWTEQFAGAVMYPTAINENWVPPPWNDKDPPAEKEVSNLTINFGPQHPAAHGVLRLVMELSGESVKKCDPHIGLLHRGTEKLIEYKTYLQALPYFDRLDYVSMMCNEEAYSLAVEKLLNIQAPPRAQWIRVLYGEMTRILNHIMAITTHALDIGAMTPFFWLFEEREKMFEFYERVSGARMHAAYIRPGGVHQDLPLGLMDDIYEWCKNFSIRIDEVEEMLTNNRIWKNRTVDIGVVSAEEALNYGFSGVMLRGSGIKWDLRKSQPYDKYDEVEFDVPIGSKGDCYDRYLCRVEEMRQSLRIMHQALNKMPEGEIKVDDAKVAPPKRSEMKMSMESLIHHFKLYTEGYQVPPGSTYTAVEAPKGEFGVYLVSDGSSRPYRCKIKAPGFAHLAGLDKMAKGHMLADVVAIIGTQDIVFGEVDR; encoded by the exons ATGGCGGCCACAATGTTGAGGTCGCTTACTAAACTGGGACGTCCTTCAACCAAAGTAATATTAAATAACAATCTGCTCAGCCCTGGCTGTTCTCTTCTGCAGAGCAG GCAGAAACAATGGCAGCCAGATGTGGAGTGGACGGAGCAGTTTGCTGGGGCAGTGATGTATCCCACTGCCATTAATGAGAATTGGGTCCCACCACCATGgaatg ATAAGGATCCTCCTGCAGAGAAGGAAGTGTCCAACCTGACCATCAACTTCGGCCCCCAGCATCCTGCAGCTCACGGTGTGCTGCGTCTTGTGATGGAGCTAAGCGGAGAGTCAGTCAAGAAGTGTGACCCACACATTGGCCTGCTTCACCGCGGCACAGAGAAGCTCATAGAGTACAAGACCTACCTGCAG GCTCTGCCTTACTTTGACCGTCTGGACTATGTTTCCATGATGTGTAACGAGGAGGCCTACTCTCTGGCTGTGGAGAAGCTGCTCAACATCCAAGCTCCACCCCGTGCACAGTGGATCAGAG tgCTGTATGGAGAGATGACACGCATCCTGAACCACATCATGGCCATCACCACTCACGCGCTCGACATTGGTGCCATGACCCCCTTCTTCTGGTTGTtcgaggagagggagaag aTGTTTGAGTTTTATGAGCGAGTGTCTGGAGCCAGAATGCACGCTGCATACATCAGACCTGGTGGTGTGCATCAG GATTTGCCACTGGGCCTGATGGACGACATCTATGAGTGGTGCAAGAATTTCTCCATTAGAATCGATGAGGTAGAAGAG ATGTTGACCAACAATCGTATCTGGAAGAATCGTACCGTTGACATCGGGGTGGTTTCTGCTGAGGAGGCCCTCAATTACGGCTTCAG TGGAGTAATGCTGCGAGGGTCAGGCATCAAGTGGGACCTGAGGAAGTCTCAACCTTACGACAAGTATGACGAGGTGGAGTTTGACGTCCCCATCGGAAGCAAAGGAGATTGTTATGACAG GTACCTGTGCAGAGTGGAGGAGATGAGGCAGTCCCTTAGGATCATGCACCAGGCTCTCAACAAGATGCCAGAAGGAGAGATAAAGGTGGATGACGCCAAGGTGGCCCCACCCAAGAGGTCTGAGATGAAG ATGTCCATGGAGTCTCTGATCCATCACTTCAAGCTGTACACGGAGGGCTACCAGGTCCCCCCAGGGTCCACATACACAGCTGTGGAGGCACCAAAG GGAGAGTTTGGTGTTTATCTGGTGTCAGACGGCTCCAGCAGACCCTATCGCTGCAAGATCAAAGCTCCTGGATTCGCTCACTTG GCTGGTCTGGATAAAATGGCCAAAGGACACATGTTAGCTGATGTTGTCGCCATTATTG gtACACAGGACATAGTGTTTGGTGAAGTGGACCGCTAA